Sequence from the Pradoshia eiseniae genome:
TTCTGGATGCGGGAAGTGAAGGGTAGCAAAGCTTTCTTCAATGAACCTGTCATGTTTGACATTCGCTTTCATCGCTCGATCATTCATGAATACCATGGAATGACCATGCTGCCTGCCACCAGCCTGCAGCTGGGTCAACTGTTCTTTAGATAAGGGATTTCGGTAGATAACCTCCCCTTCAAAAACCACGTATTGACCGTTAAAAGAAACATAAGAGTCAATCTCTAGTTCTTCCAATAAATCCTTGATCATAAAGGGTGCCCTTCCGGTAGCGATGGCTGTATAAATACCATTTTCTTTCAATAAATGCAGTGCTTCCTTAGTGGATTGAGGAATTTTTTTATCAGAGTCCAATAAAGTTCCATCGATGTCAAAAAAACAAATCTTTCTCATGTCTATCCTCCAGCTGCTAAACATTAAATTAATTATTCTCCATTTTCCATCCTATCACATATACTCCTCTTGCAGCGTTTTTAAAACAACGAGCAAAAAAGATCCCTGTAAATATATAACAAACTAAACAAACCACATCCCACATATACTACGAATATCAAAAGCGGCAAGAATTTAATGAAAAGCGCGCATATAAATATCCATATGTATTTACTTTCATTGAATAACCATTAAAATAAGAAGTAAAGGAGATGGTCAGCCATGTTAAAAAAGCTCAGAAAAAAGCTTATTAAACAATGGAAGGACCTGATGGGCAGGAAGTCAATTGCATAATTTTTTGAAAAGCCCTTCAAATATCCTTGCGGAGGGCTTATTCTTTCGGTAAAGTAGATAACAGTCCATACAGTTGTTTAAACATGCAATAGATGGGATATTTTCTTATAATAGTACTTAAAGGAACAAACCAAAAAAGGATAACACTTTGCAGAATAGAAAAGGTGGCCTGGTTGTTGCTCCATGCCGCCTCTTTATTTATAAAT
This genomic interval carries:
- a CDS encoding Cof-type HAD-IIB family hydrolase produces the protein MRKICFFDIDGTLLDSDKKIPQSTKEALHLLKENGIYTAIATGRAPFMIKDLLEELEIDSYVSFNGQYVVFEGEVIYRNPLSKEQLTQLQAGGRQHGHSMVFMNDRAMKANVKHDRFIEESFATLHFPHPEQDESYYNEHDIYQGLLFCEEQDTVLYEGKYPDIQFIRWHPYSMDVVPLGGSKAIGIEQVIKRKGFKMEEVYAFGDALNDIEMIQAAGCGIVMGNGLPQLKQHADFITKSVDEDGIYYALKHLKLI